The following proteins are co-located in the Nonlabens ponticola genome:
- a CDS encoding RNA-binding S4 domain-containing protein, with amino-acid sequence MRIDKYLWSVRYFKTRSKATAAAKKGRLRVNGDVVKPARDVYPGDMIVMRKDQIDYTVEVLDLPPNRVGNKLVDLYRVDRTPRENFEARKMVELNQDYYRRKGEGRPTKKDRRELDDVLDAPHEEE; translated from the coding sequence ATGCGCATCGATAAATATTTATGGTCTGTACGATACTTCAAGACAAGAAGTAAGGCCACTGCAGCTGCCAAAAAAGGTCGCCTGCGTGTGAATGGTGATGTCGTAAAACCTGCGCGAGATGTATATCCTGGCGATATGATTGTGATGCGCAAGGATCAAATAGACTACACGGTCGAGGTGCTCGACTTACCACCCAATCGGGTAGGTAACAAATTGGTAGACCTTTATAGGGTAGATCGCACACCACGAGAAAATTTTGAGGCTCGCAAAATGGTAGAACTCAATCAGGACTACTACCGCCGCAAGGGTGAAGGTCGTCCTACTAAAAAGGATCGCAGGGAACTCGATGACGTACTTGATGCTCCTCATGAAGAAGAATGA
- a CDS encoding FKBP-type peptidyl-prolyl cis-trans isomerase has product MKSLKYLVIVAIAIAAVISCSPDDDDPGIVIRDAREVFEEDLDSLTKFLSTHTWNSDELDDIDDGDDFEIEFSLIEDGDDSTPLIDQVETRTLTRDDIDYTYYILKAREGDGENSATFADSALVSYSGKLLDLTQFDNSINSLWFDLPSTIDGFAVALEEFKEADSSEPQDDGTINFNGSGIGAVFMPSGIAYFNGTPTGIPAYSPIIFTFKVRRVKTTDHDGDGIFSKFEDLNDDRDVRTGDIDNTDEDFILNNQGRRIGQRFNYLDEDDDNDGIPTRDENPDPNGDGNPEDAQDSDNDGIPDYLDDATDVTTS; this is encoded by the coding sequence ATGAAAAGTTTAAAATATTTAGTGATTGTGGCCATTGCAATCGCAGCTGTTATTTCCTGTAGTCCAGATGATGATGATCCTGGAATCGTGATAAGAGATGCTCGTGAAGTGTTTGAGGAAGACTTAGACTCGCTGACTAAATTCTTGAGTACACATACATGGAATAGCGATGAGTTGGATGATATAGATGATGGCGATGATTTTGAAATTGAATTTAGCTTAATTGAAGATGGTGATGACAGTACGCCATTAATTGATCAGGTTGAGACGCGCACACTCACACGTGACGATATCGATTATACCTATTATATATTAAAGGCTCGAGAAGGAGATGGTGAGAATAGTGCCACTTTTGCCGATAGTGCGCTAGTCAGTTATAGTGGTAAATTACTGGACTTGACTCAATTTGATAACTCAATCAACTCTTTGTGGTTTGATTTGCCGTCAACGATTGATGGATTTGCAGTGGCACTTGAAGAATTCAAGGAGGCTGATTCTAGCGAGCCTCAAGATGATGGTACAATAAACTTCAATGGGTCTGGAATTGGTGCAGTATTTATGCCATCTGGTATTGCTTACTTTAATGGAACACCAACTGGAATTCCAGCATATTCTCCTATTATATTCACCTTTAAGGTAAGACGAGTAAAAACTACTGATCATGATGGCGATGGCATTTTCTCAAAGTTTGAAGATCTTAACGATGACCGCGATGTAAGAACAGGAGATATCGATAATACCGATGAGGATTTTATCCTGAACAATCAGGGTAGAAGAATAGGTCAACGATTCAATTATCTCGATGAAGATGATGATAACGATGGTATCCCAACTCGTGATGAGAATCCAGACCCTAATGGCGATGGTAATCCAGAGGACGCACAGGATAGCGATAATGATGGTATTCCAGATTATCTAGATGATGCGACAGACGTTACCACCTCTTAA